A stretch of Tachyglossus aculeatus isolate mTacAcu1 chromosome 3, mTacAcu1.pri, whole genome shotgun sequence DNA encodes these proteins:
- the ADIRF gene encoding adipogenesis regulatory factor: MASKSFQGLKQQAEGAAQDAATAAGQAAQQIVDQATEAGQKAVEQVVKATQEGVDKTTEQATGAIAGLGKKCGFKK, from the exons ATGGCTAGCAAGAGCTTCCAAGGCCTGAAACAGCAGGCAGAGGGGGCGGCTCAGGATGCTG CGACCGCGGCAGGACAAGCGGCCCAACAGATTGTGGACCAGGCCACAGAAGCAGGACAGAAAG ccGTGGAACAGGTAGTCAAGGCCACCCAGGAAGGAGTCGACAAGACCACAGAGCAAGCCACCGGGGCCATTGCCGGATTAGGGAAAAAATGTGGGTTCAAGAAATGA